Genomic DNA from Corylus avellana chromosome ca4, CavTom2PMs-1.0:
TAAAATCCACTATGGgtcccactatctctcaacaaccctCAATTATCTCATAAGATCCTACATTATCTCAACTACCTCACATTATCTCTCCACTATTTCAAATGATCCCTTAATGATCTGaaggagaaaatcaaagaagCAGTTACACagataaaaccctataaaagggAACACTAGGCATCGGTAACAGGGATCaatcatttattttctcaatacATAGCTAGCTCTAACTACATTTAGATCACCATATACGattgctaacttaagcatcagagggTCTACGGGGCACCCCAGAGacccctttgacgctcttattattttgtaggagccAGAAGATTGATAATCACAGACGCTTTGAAGAACGTGAAGATCAAATCAATCGGAGACTGTTAGACCAAAAAAATGCGCCAAgatatactatcataagaaccgtatataattttagttttaatccatataaattaaaacatattaaaaaattctcatatgtgtaatttaaaatagaaagaagtgtaaagaaaaaagaaaacagcaTGAAGAAAACCTGGAATGAGTTAAAATAtaagacccttaaaagcactagTAGCAGCTTCCCAaccattttctctcaatttagggaataaaattactttttgatttcctaaaaaaaaaaaaaaaacttcacaatagattcccttcttttttcctatattaattaaatacttttttttttcatcattgcaaccaatgagagagaattgttgggacatgtaaaagagagaggagagagaatgagatgctttataatttaataatgtatagGAAGTCTACAATATTTCCCATTGCATTGAAAAACACTGTAGATGCCATTTAATATTGGTTAAATTTGGGGCTTTTGATGTGGGTgttttttggtgatttttttgagattttttctaAACATAGGGAAGGGAATGGACTATAGGGCGTCTGCTACTAGTGCTCTAAAACATAAGActcataaaacatattaaaatatttattcccATTGGAGtagttttatctctttcataacagaaagagataaaaaaatcaTGGAAGGAAtattgaaacacaaaaaaaaaataatgaacaacaaagtcaattaaatttacaaaagaaaattatgaaatttgaatgaaaaataatatataaattagaatagaaactaaggaaaaacaaaacaacatgaaataaatatctctttttctctctctctctatatatatttttcctttcgACTATCCTacacatatataacataaaagggattaaaaagaagaggaaaaattgAGTAtgctatgaaaaaaaaaaaaaaaagcaagccCCTCTAgaattactctctctctcttttcttctagaCAACACCAATAAGAACTTCAAGAGGAGATCCTCCCCTTTCACTGTAGCAGTGCTCGGTGTCTTCTTTGTAGGTTCCGCTAGTCTCCGTTTCTAGCAGGTTACTTtaaatctagtttgtagatGTAGATGTAGATGTAGATctaaatctagatctagatctagtctcttcaaccttagatctgatcgttTTATTTGGCTAAGGCGTGTCTTCAGAAGGGATATCTACGATGTGCTCCTCCGCTGTTGCTTGTGGggtttctattttttgttttttagtttgtttgtcctggccttcgggttgatGATGGATTTGTTGTCTTGACCTTCGAGTTTAGGATGGAGTAGATCGTTGtgggggcttaactctcacggcCGGATTTTTAGTTTcaagttgtttttttatttttgttttgtatttgagctACCCATGTTCTAGATATAGTTTGCACGAAGTAAAtctgttccttaaatgtaattgtacataaGTTAGCGGAAGcttaaagtcatttttatgactttgtaaccttcatagcttttggctatgatttttcagagttgTATACTCTATGCAAGTTCATCAATGaaagtttcatatttttcaaaaaataaaaaataaataacataaaaggAACTACTTttaggaccaaaaaaaaaaaaaactcaatgaaGATCCAAACACAACATTGGAGTTCTTTGAATGGTCTTGGTCAAAAGTCCGTACGCAAATATTTGTATGAATGTGCAGTTGAGAAATTGTAAATTCTCCGTGTTGCATTCAGACAAAGGGGCAAACAAAATCCACAAAAAGCAAACACAGTAAGgaaatcactttttttaatcCACTATCTCCAACGAAAAGCAACAGAAAGTTCAAATTgctgttttgatttatttaattcgtttttcttttcttttttgacagaATTAGTGAATTCTTTTCAATGGAATTTGAGTTAGAAAAATTCTTATGTCTCTCtgtctgtctctgtctctgtcaagcaacataattttttttttctttgtctctaTCTATGTACTTCCCTCTTGAAAGTTGCCAAGAAAAAGAGGAATTTCAACATAAGAGAAAAGCATAAGAGccgagcaaaaaaaaaaatagaagataggaagagaagaggaaattaaattaagaaacaGATTTAGAATTTCAAAAGATGAGAAGAgaaccaagaaaaaaaggaagacaggacaagaagaagaagaggaacacGAAGTccgtgaagaagaaaaagaagatggtgGTGCTCATATCAATAATTTGgtaaaattaggttttttttttaaaaaatattttacttgtatTTGCCGTAGAGTAAATCTGAGGTGAAAATAGTAGTTGGCATAATAATATGACATGGATTTTTAAgaatcataaataaaatatgacatatgtCATACTTTTATTAGATGTAACGTGGCACACTAACAGAATCCGTTAAGTTAATGGATGAAATTTAATTgcagggactaaattttttttttttttttttgcataccaCGAGGACCTTTGAGTTCGTTTTGATATCACATGgagtaaattgtaaatcaggtaaaccacaggttttccctaaatttagaaatgatgtcgtatgtaggtattatcatattatcatataaacgacctttttttttttttttttttttcataaatgtgaacctttttttttttttctttctttaaaaatgtgattagtaaattttactaaccgcattTTCATCCCTACTCCCAACCATTAGATTAGACATTAAAAACTCTTCAAACGGTACAAATCTAGTGGTCAACTGTTATTACCGTACacaataatgataaataatatgaaataaaaaatggagCAGTAAGAGAAAATCGAAACacaaatttacgtggttcgacaatGTGCCTATGTCCACAGGAGAGTGCAGCTATAATTATGGATGCTAATATATCTGAAAGCGTTTTGGATCATCATGATCAACTCCTCTCTCTATTTTGAGGACATCTTGAAAGCCTTATAAGGGTGCATTTGACATTGTGATATCATACataaaaagtgtgaatttaaactaaattgcataaaaaaattatttgagattgtgttttttgaaaattgcaattcgaaaacacaattttttttttttgcattttcaaattgtagATAAGGAAGTGCTTTTTTGAGAACACagaattttaaaagccaaatagaatttttcaaacaataTAGGTTCATCAATCATCATATTGTTTTAAGCTTTATTCTTGGGTAATTTATTGTTTTGATCAATATAGGTTCATCAATCACCATATTTGTTTTGATCAATATAGTGTAAAGTAGTGATCTTTTTGAAATTCTTGTGGGCATTGTTGTGGGTATGTCGTGAAAGAGAAAaacgagagggagagagaaaacacttttataaattaaaaataaaaagagaaaagtgagAGAAAGAATTTTTGGTGTTAAAGAATGTTTACGGTGAGCTACACTAGCTACACTGCAACTTATATTTTGAGAAgttttatccaattttttttaaaaagcatgCAATTGGGGTTTATGTCCCCCTCTGGCCTAGTAACCAGCTGACCCAAATGCAGATCCAACATCTGCTGGCCCAATGTCCAAGCAGCCCAAGCGCGACTTTAGGGCCACCTAGAAACCCGCGAGCCCAGATGCTCCAATAAGTATTGGACGTGGGATGCAAGTCGCTAGCAGAAAATCCTCTCAAGTGAGGCAACAAAAGCTCATGATTACTTATTTGGGAAGACCATTCTTCTCgattcttttctgttttttagttgatttgacattattaatattcaattcaactcaaatttttttaactttattcaaaattttatatttttcaaacaacccAAACGTAAtttcaacactttttttttcctcgatattcataattttgaattcagttcaattgaatagaaaaataatcgCAAACACAAACGAGCCCGAAACAACAAATCactcttaaaaaaagaaagaatgccTACCCAAAAAGAATCACCTCAAATAAAGATGTTCCACCAAAgagacaaagttttcctccaaactgaattggaggaacttccttcaacccagttataaaaataacatatgtctatttttttaataacatgtgagatatacatgagtttttaatattatttattctaacttttttcCTGTTATAAAAAGtcatgtgtatctcacatgttattaaaaaaaaatagacataagttatttttataactagttgaaggaatttcctccaattgggttggaggaaaactctCTCCCTACCAAAGACAATGGTACTGATAAGGAAGATGAATATCAAAGGACACTCGTGACATGATCAAAGATCCAATCAGCTAAATAAAtcactaattaaaaatacttgCCTTATATAGGGCATCCCATCGAACCAAGACCTCACTTATATAAGGTTGGCTAAAGGCAATGACCAACTAACCTCTCATGCCCCAATATCTAcctatttgtcttatttttacTTCCATACCTTTATTCATTTAAGTATAGAAGATGGAGGTGGTGctatctcctcctcctccctttGCAACGCACtactttaatatttaattatcttgtaaaaatttcaaataaaaaaataggcgTACATAGTTACAAATTcaatttactttaaaaattaccttttttccTAAGAGTCATATGTCTGGACAGATATTGGAAGAGTCCCCGTTATGTAAATGattggctttgtttttttttttttttgttaaaaaaaaaaaataaaaaaaaaaaaagggaacgtTGAAGCCAGAAGCCTTGCTGAAGCAGCACATTCCAACTGGATCCGGGGGCCGCAGGCCCACTATTGACATACGCCAACGTGGCATGACGTCATTGGACTACTTCCTGATGAGCTGACGAAGTCCCGAACACGGGATGCCCACGTTCCAACCGCCAATAACAGCCCGGATTTCTTCTTCTAATCCAATTCGGATTTCGGACAGCTTCTCTTCTGAGCTTCCGAGGTTAGTACATCCTCCCTGTCTTATAAAACCCTCAAAATAcctcttcttttgtttgttgtttccCAGTTTTCTTCAATCATAAACCCTAGTTTCGTTTCAGAGAAATCTTCTTGGGGCATATATAGACATGGGTGACATGAAAGACAAGGTCAAGGGCTTCATGAAAAAAGTCAACAATCCTTTCTCATCCTCGTCTACCGGTAAATTCAAGGGCCAAGGTAGAGTCTTAGGGTCGTCCTCTTCCGGACCCGCTAATCCTATCCACTCTCGCCCTTCTTCGCAGATTCCCAATCCAAAGCCGAATCCACCTTCTGCCGATTCAGCGAGATTGAATTCGAAGCCTTTGTCTCAAAACACACCTAATTCCGATCAGAATAGGTCGGATTCATCGAAGAATTCAGCCCCTAATCGCAACCCCGCAAACGGGTTTGATCCATTTGGCTCGCTGATTACCTCTGGGAAGAGATCACAAAATGGGTACTCACTAAATGTGTATGAATGCCCCATTTGTGGCCAGTCTTATAGGTCTGAAGAAGAGGTGTCTGTACATGTGGATAGTTGTGTCAACAACTCGGTTGAAAACAATGGTGGTTCGGATTTGGTCGACAATGGGGCGGAGTCTAAGAGTGAATTGGAGAGTTGCATTGGTGCTTTTGTTTCGGGGAAGCCCCCGGCGGGATCGGTGGAGGTTGTTCTTAAGCTGTTGAGGAATATAGTGAGGGAACCAGCGAATGCTAAGTTTAGGAGGATTCGGATGAGTAATCCGAAGATAAGGGAGGCCATTGGTGAGGTTACTGGGGGGGTTGAGTTGTTGGAGTGTGTAGGTTTTGGATTGAAAGAGGAGGATGGAGAGATGTGGGCGGTCATGGAGGTTCCTAAGGA
This window encodes:
- the LOC132179222 gene encoding plant UBX domain-containing protein 2; translation: MGDMKDKVKGFMKKVNNPFSSSSTGKFKGQGRVLGSSSSGPANPIHSRPSSQIPNPKPNPPSADSARLNSKPLSQNTPNSDQNRSDSSKNSAPNRNPANGFDPFGSLITSGKRSQNGYSLNVYECPICGQSYRSEEEVSVHVDSCVNNSVENNGGSDLVDNGAESKSELESCIGAFVSGKPPAGSVEVVLKLLRNIVREPANAKFRRIRMSNPKIREAIGEVTGGVELLECVGFGLKEEDGEMWAVMEVPKEDQISLINSAVALLEPQKAEEPQKKENSPSATSAHVEERLEPKKVDRQVRVFFSVPESVAAKIVLPASFYNLTPEELKREADMKKKKIAESQLLIPKSYKEKQAKAARRRYKKTIIRVQFPDGVVLQGIFSPWEPTSCLYEFVRSALKEPSLEFELLHPVVVKRRVIPHFPAAGETAATLDDEDLVPSALIKFKPIETDSIVFTGLCNDLLEIIEPLVIESAVAPK